TTGGAAGTTTGCAAAAATTTTCATATATTCATAGTTAGACTTTTGATTGTTTAAACTTGAGCAATTTATGGAAACATAATTTACAGAACATGGTTTATCTCTTGAAACGGACCACATATGCAAACCACCTAAATTATTTTGTTTTGCAAAGATTGTTAAATTATATGCATCAATAAGAGTGAAATTTTCAGAACGAACATCATTTAAACCTATCATAGGCGTTAATTCTATTAAATTCCAGATTTGAGATGTATTCAATTTGGGATAAACTGTCTGTAAAAAAAGAAATAAACTATTTGCAGCTTGAATGGCATAGTTTGCCATATTTTGATTAAAGCTATAACCATAATCCATTGTCATTATATTTACTTTATATTTAATATTTGTAGATGTGGCTAATTTTAATAACCATTGTCCATCAATTGTAAGTCCATCTGGCATTGTAGGTAAGGTAAAGGAAATGAATACTTCCGGGTGTGTGGTTTGAATTTGTTTTACGGCAGCTAATAATTTTGTTAGAGCCGAACGATTTGCAAGAAATGCACCTTCAAGATCAAAATCAAGACCATTTGGTTTATAAGTAGAAATTATATCTTCATATTGTTTCGTTAGTGCATTTATTGTTGGACAACTTACACTAAGATCTGTTCCACTCGCTCCACCTAAAGAAATAAAATATTTTATTGAATTTGTTTGAAGTTGATTTGTTAAGTAAATACCCCATTTACTTTCCACCGAAAGAGCTTCTGTTCCAGCCCAAGCTGCCTTACAGTTGTTTCCTACTGCTTGAATAAATGCGAGTGTATAAGCATTAGTTTTTGTTTGTTGCGAAATGGGAAGAAGATCTGCTGGCCGTCCTTGGGGATAATTTTGCCAATCAGACCACACAGCATTTACTGTTACGTCATTATAAGGTGAAAAATAATTATTAAGATTTGTTTTTTCTTCTTGAGCAAAAGCACTTAACGAGAAATCAACGTAAAAAATCAGAAATAATGATTTTGCAATTAATTTTTTTATCATTATAAGACT
This is a stretch of genomic DNA from Pigmentibacter ruber. It encodes these proteins:
- a CDS encoding chitinase — translated: MIKKLIAKSLFLIFYVDFSLSAFAQEEKTNLNNYFSPYNDVTVNAVWSDWQNYPQGRPADLLPISQQTKTNAYTLAFIQAVGNNCKAAWAGTEALSVESKWGIYLTNQLQTNSIKYFISLGGASGTDLSVSCPTINALTKQYEDIISTYKPNGLDFDLEGAFLANRSALTKLLAAVKQIQTTHPEVFISFTLPTMPDGLTIDGQWLLKLATSTNIKYKVNIMTMDYGYSFNQNMANYAIQAANSLFLFLQTVYPKLNTSQIWNLIELTPMIGLNDVRSENFTLIDAYNLTIFAKQNNLGGLHMWSVSRDKPCSVNYVSINCSSLNNQKSNYEYMKIFANFQNGSYVN